One region of Salvia miltiorrhiza cultivar Shanhuang (shh) chromosome 3, IMPLAD_Smil_shh, whole genome shotgun sequence genomic DNA includes:
- the LOC131017817 gene encoding abscisic acid receptor PYL8-like isoform X2, which translates to MVGPINGGGPEEDFIRRHHKHDVAENQCSSSLVKHIKAPLPLVWSLVRRFDQPQRYKPFVSRCIAQGDLRIGTVREVNVKSGLPATTSKERLELLDDEEHIFSVRIVGGDHRLKNYSSIITVHPETIDGRAGTMVIESFVVDVPEGNTKDETCYFVEALIKCNLKSLADVSEHLAVQERQSMESE; encoded by the exons ATGGTCGGCCCGATCAACGGCGGCGGACCCGAGGAGGATTTCATCCGGAGGCACCACAAGCACGACGTCGCCGAGAACCAGTGCTCCTCCTCCCTCGTCAAACACATCAAAGCTCCTCTCCCCCTC GTGTGGTCGCTGGTGCGGCGCTTCGATCAGCCGCAGCGGTACAAGCCATTCGTGAGCCGGTGTATAGCGCAGGGCGATTTGCGGATTGGGACGGTGAGAGAGGTTAATGTCAAATCGGGGCTGCCCGCCACCACCAGCAAGGAACGCCTCGAGCTGCTCGATGATGAGGAGCACATTTTCAGCGTGCGGATTGTCGGTGGAGATCACCGCCTCAAG AACTACTCCTCCATCATCACCGTTCATCCAGAGACGATTGATGGGAGGGCGGGGACAATGGTGATCGAGTCTTTCGTTGTGGATGTACCGGAAGGGAACACCAAGGACGAAACGTGCTACTTCGTGGAGGCGCTGATCAAATGCAACCTCAAGTCGCTGGCTGATGTGTCGGAGCATCTAGCCGTGCAGGAGCGGCAATCGATGGAATCCGAGTAG
- the LOC131017817 gene encoding abscisic acid receptor PYL8-like isoform X1, whose translation MVGPINGGGPEEDFIRRHHKHDVAENQCSSSLVKHIKAPLPLVWSLVRRFDQPQRYKPFVSRCIAQGDLRIGTVREVNVKSGLPATTSKERLELLDDEEHIFSVRIVGGDHRLKVPPPSLSFSFAFPIHWTESATFLCLAFVIEKLKSTLFIRVIFSLSALLDSISSFLLIDSQFPVADLGQISLIIITICGNHGVYPFLRIQKHIV comes from the exons ATGGTCGGCCCGATCAACGGCGGCGGACCCGAGGAGGATTTCATCCGGAGGCACCACAAGCACGACGTCGCCGAGAACCAGTGCTCCTCCTCCCTCGTCAAACACATCAAAGCTCCTCTCCCCCTC GTGTGGTCGCTGGTGCGGCGCTTCGATCAGCCGCAGCGGTACAAGCCATTCGTGAGCCGGTGTATAGCGCAGGGCGATTTGCGGATTGGGACGGTGAGAGAGGTTAATGTCAAATCGGGGCTGCCCGCCACCACCAGCAAGGAACGCCTCGAGCTGCTCGATGATGAGGAGCACATTTTCAGCGTGCGGATTGTCGGTGGAGATCACCGCCTCAAGGTACCGCCGCCTTCTCTCTCGTTTTCCTTTGCTTTTCCGATTCATTGGACGGAATCAGCTACATTTCTCTGTTTGGCATTCGTGATTGAAAAATTGAAATCTACGCTTTTTATTAGGGTTATTTTCTCCCTTTCCGCTTTGCTCGATTCAATTTCCAGTTTTTTGCTTATTGATTCCCAATTTCCGGTGGCTGATTTAGGTCAAATTAGCTTGATTATAATAACAATATGTGGTAATCACGGTGTTTATCCATTTTTACGTATTCAGAAACACATTGTTTGA
- the LOC131017815 gene encoding uncharacterized protein LOC131017815, producing the protein MAAAVLIPTRLIPARPDHLSLSPAVAGQQRHRRRALPPSAEAQPPISFFSSSPSCAPNISLFPSQQSNTRARTWRKPRRHRIQDSKRPTAVRRRLLLLFRQTAEATSVSAPPEIDRKRRQVHRRRSVAGDEPPRLSFPDLDSHTKQGCQTSNQFKHRVFMCKITLQL; encoded by the exons ATGGCTGCCGCCGTCCTGATCCCGACAAGACTCATCCCAGCCAGACCagaccacctctctctctctccggccgtggccgggcagcagcggcaccgccgccgtgccctgcctccctccgctGAAGCCCAACCTcccatctctttcttctcttcttccccTAGCTGCGCCCCCAACATCTCTCTATTTCCCTCTCAACAATCAAACACACGCGCACGGACATGGCGTAAGCCACGCCGCCACCGGATACAGGACAGCAAACGCCCCACCGCGgtgcgccgccgcctgctccttcTTTTCCGACAAACAGCCGAAGCTACCTCCGTCTCCGCCCCGCCCGAAATCG atcggaaaCGACGacaggttcaccgccgccgctccgttgccggcgacgagccaccgaGGCTGTCATTTCCcgacctcgactcacacacaaaACAGGGGTGTCAAACATCAAATCAGTTCAAACATAGGGttttcatgtgcaaaatcaCTTTACAACTGTAA
- the LOC131017814 gene encoding uncharacterized protein LOC131017814, translated as MRCSAMNSPPMTDSFEAFDGIVETATHMEEIPPLSSGWDLLSYDELEPLVSKTPSIHGFSEPVEPDTEVPDTPIYGLFETEVPDTPSSNDSPSLLGPEIPPIQGFSSTVVAETPPIYGFSQMEVPDTWSVGPDTVVAETPPIYGFSQMEVPDTWSVGPDTVVPETPEMCAVPLDEHGAEELPSWAPDWSEERKKSYLKRLDIWCPGVYQLYYPGLSAVNSDSTCFQTL; from the coding sequence ATGCGTTGTTCTGCAATGAACTCGCCGCCCATGACTGATTCATTCGAGGCTTTCGACGGCATCGTAGAGACGGCGACTCACATGGAAGAAATCCCGCCGTTGTCCTCGGGTTGGGATTTGTTGAGCTATGACGAATTGGAGCCGTTGGTATCTAAAACTCCGTCGATCCATGGGTTTTCTGAGCCGGTGGAGCCTGATACGGAGGTACCTGATACTCCGATCTATGGCTTGTTCGAGACGGAGGTACCTGATACTCCATCTAGCAATGACTCTCCTTCGTTGTTGGGGCCTGAAATTCCACCGATCCAAGGCTTTTCTTCGACGGTGGTGGCTGAAACTCCCCCGATCTATGGCTTTTCTCAGATGGAGGTACCTGATACTTGGTCGGTGGGGCCTGATACTGTGGTGGCTGAAACTCCCCCGATCTATGGCTTTTCTCAGATGGAGGTACCTGATACTTGGTCGGTGGGGCCTGATACTGTGGTGCCTGAAACTCCAGAAATGTGTGCCGTTCCCTTGGACGAACATGGAGCTGAGGAATTACCTTCATGGGCGCCAGATTGGTCTGAGGAAAGAAAGAAGAGCTATCTAAAACGTTTAGACATTTGGTGCCCTGGAGTGTACCAGCTCTACTATCCAG
- the LOC131018435 gene encoding uncharacterized protein LOC131018435: MAAAVLIPTRLIPARPDHLSLSPAVAGQQRHRRRALPPSAEAQPPISFFSSSPSCAPNISLFPSQQSNTRARTWRKPRRHRIQDSKRPTAVRRRLLLLFRQTAEATSVSAPPEIDRKRRQVHRRRSVADDEPPRLSFPDLDSFKWRCFTQYESGFVWSENVQLFKALKFQFMN; this comes from the exons ATGGCTGCCGCCGTCCTGATCCCGACAAGACTCATCCCAGCCAGACCagaccacctctctctctctccggccgtggccgggcagcagcggcaccgccgccgtgccctgcctccctccgctGAAGCCCAACCTcccatctctttcttctcttcttccccTAGCTGCGCCCCCAACATCTCTCTATTTCCCTCTCAACAATCAAACACACGCGCACGGACATGGCGTAAGCCACGCCGCCACCGGATACAGGACAGCAAACGCCCCACCGCGgtgcgccgccgcctgctccttcTTTTCCGACAAACAGCCGAAGCTACCTCCGTCTCCGCCCCGCCCGAAATCG atcggaaaCGACGacaggttcaccgccgccgctccgttgCCGACGATGAGCCACCGAGGCTGTCATTTCCCGACCTCGACTcatt TAAATGGAGATGCTTTACCCAATATGAATCTGGGTTTGTGTGGTCCGAAAATGTGCAGCTGTTTAAGGCTCTGAAATTCCAGTTCATGAATTGA